A single region of the Hoeflea prorocentri genome encodes:
- a CDS encoding inositol monophosphatase family protein, producing MARSALLNVMVQAALKAGRSLSRDFGEVQNLQVSLKGPSDYVSQADHKAEEVILGELRRARPTYGVLAEESGEDKGTDGQHRWIVDPLDGTTNFLHGIPLFSVSIALERAGEIVAGVVYNPAMDELYSAERGGGAFLNDRRMRVAGRRQLSDCVVGTGVPHLGRGQHGQYLIELSHMMGEVAGIRRLGSAALDLAYVAAGRMDGYWEDHLSPWDLAAGVILVREAGGFVSDRDGGGKIFEKKSIVAGNERVQKELLSLLKRPAK from the coding sequence ATGGCCCGTTCAGCGCTACTCAACGTCATGGTACAGGCCGCTCTGAAGGCAGGCCGGTCCCTTTCCCGTGATTTCGGAGAGGTTCAGAACCTTCAGGTATCCCTGAAGGGCCCCAGCGACTATGTCAGCCAGGCCGACCACAAGGCCGAAGAAGTGATCCTTGGCGAGCTGCGCCGGGCGCGACCGACCTACGGGGTGCTGGCGGAAGAAAGCGGCGAGGACAAGGGAACGGACGGTCAGCACAGATGGATTGTCGATCCGCTTGACGGGACCACCAATTTTCTCCACGGCATTCCGCTTTTCTCGGTATCGATCGCGCTTGAAAGGGCGGGCGAGATTGTCGCCGGCGTTGTCTATAACCCGGCAATGGACGAGCTTTATTCGGCCGAACGGGGTGGCGGCGCCTTCCTGAACGACAGACGGATGCGTGTCGCAGGGCGAAGGCAGCTTTCAGACTGTGTCGTGGGCACAGGCGTTCCGCATCTCGGCCGCGGCCAGCATGGCCAATATCTTATCGAGCTGAGCCATATGATGGGCGAGGTTGCCGGGATCCGGCGTCTCGGATCGGCCGCGCTGGACCTTGCCTATGTGGCCGCCGGACGTATGGATGGCTACTGGGAAGATCATCTCTCTCCCTGGGACCTGGCCGCTGGTGTCATCCTTGTGCGGGAGGCGGGCGGTTTTGTATCGGATCGCGATGGGGGCGGTAAAATCTTTGAAAAGAAGAGTATCGTCGCCGGTAATGAACGCGTGCAAAAAGAGTTGTTGTCCTTGCTCAAGCGACCGGCAAAATAG
- the efp gene encoding elongation factor P yields MKINGNEIRPGNVIEHNGGLWVAVKTNAVKPGKGGAFNQVELKNLIDGTKLNERFRASETVEKVRLEQKDFQYLYEQGEMLVFMDNETYEQLELPQDFVGDRAKFLQDGMMVTVELYEEKPIGISLPDQVSLTITEADPVVKGQTAASSYKPAVMENGVRVMVPPFIEAGERILVDTNEITYIRRAD; encoded by the coding sequence ATGAAAATAAACGGAAATGAGATTCGCCCTGGAAACGTCATCGAGCACAATGGCGGGCTGTGGGTGGCCGTCAAGACGAACGCCGTCAAACCCGGAAAGGGCGGCGCGTTCAATCAGGTCGAATTGAAGAACCTTATCGATGGAACGAAGCTCAATGAACGGTTTCGGGCGTCGGAGACGGTCGAGAAAGTACGGCTGGAGCAAAAAGATTTCCAGTACCTGTACGAGCAGGGCGAGATGCTCGTTTTCATGGACAATGAAACCTATGAGCAGCTCGAATTGCCGCAGGATTTTGTCGGTGACCGGGCAAAGTTCCTGCAGGACGGCATGATGGTGACGGTGGAGCTCTACGAGGAAAAGCCGATCGGCATTTCGCTCCCGGACCAGGTCAGCCTGACGATCACGGAAGCAGACCCGGTTGTCAAAGGCCAGACGGCTGCGTCTTCCTATAAGCCAGCGGTTATGGAAAACGGCGTGCGTGTCATGGTGCCGCCCTTCATCGAGGCCGGTGAGCGCATTCTGGTCGATACAAACGAAATTACCTATATCCGCCGGGCGGACTGA
- a CDS encoding MotA/TolQ/ExbB proton channel family protein, translated as MAKLRLSGWGLSEQDLGVEPHRLSSPLVFFWSQVIFLIMTGFLAAILYRQISSAFFANPGLNGLILFVLAIGVLLAVNQVLRLRPEVSWVNSFRQGSDRMRGSRSPTLLAPMRVLLGRKQSMSLSTTSLRSILDSIATRLDESRDTSRYMIGLLVFLGLLGTFWGLLQTIASINDVIQALDPSSGNTNDVLQELKDGLEAPLAGMGTAFSSSLFGLAGSLVLGFLDLQAGRAQNRFYTELENWLSTVTDPDFDIAAPEMAGGAESSEDIRRLSETVQTMAQAGGGINQRSTAAMANLAEGIQGLVKNMRSEQQMLRDWIEAQQSESKAMRQTLDSLSEEIGKMDGNGKKSKGG; from the coding sequence ATGGCAAAGCTAAGACTGTCGGGCTGGGGCTTGTCGGAACAGGATTTGGGGGTCGAGCCGCACCGCTTGTCGAGCCCGCTGGTGTTTTTCTGGAGCCAGGTCATCTTCCTTATCATGACGGGCTTCCTGGCTGCCATTCTCTATCGTCAGATATCAAGCGCATTCTTTGCAAATCCGGGCCTTAACGGCCTCATTTTGTTTGTGTTGGCCATCGGTGTGCTGCTGGCGGTCAATCAGGTTTTGCGGCTTCGGCCCGAGGTCAGCTGGGTCAATTCCTTTCGCCAGGGCAGCGACCGGATGCGCGGCTCACGCAGTCCGACGCTTCTGGCGCCGATGCGCGTGCTGCTTGGGCGCAAGCAATCCATGTCGCTTTCGACCACGTCCCTGCGGTCGATCCTCGATTCCATTGCGACACGGCTGGACGAGTCGCGTGATACCTCCCGTTACATGATCGGGCTGTTGGTGTTCCTCGGTCTGCTTGGAACATTCTGGGGACTGCTTCAGACGATTGCATCGATCAATGATGTGATTCAGGCGCTTGATCCGAGCTCAGGCAATACAAACGATGTCCTGCAGGAACTGAAGGACGGACTGGAAGCGCCGCTTGCCGGCATGGGAACGGCATTTTCGTCATCCCTGTTCGGACTTGCCGGATCGCTTGTTCTGGGGTTTCTCGACCTGCAGGCGGGCCGGGCGCAGAACCGCTTTTATACCGAGCTTGAGAACTGGCTCTCAACGGTGACGGATCCCGACTTCGATATTGCAGCACCGGAGATGGCGGGAGGCGCCGAATCCTCGGAGGATATCCGCCGCCTCTCCGAAACCGTCCAGACCATGGCGCAGGCCGGCGGCGGCATCAATCAACGATCCACCGCTGCCATGGCCAATCTTGCCGAAGGCATTCAGGGTCTTGTGAAAAATATGCGCAGCGAGCAGCAGATGCTGCGCGACTGGATTGAAGCGCAGCAATCCGAATCCAAGGCCATGCGACAGACCCTGGACTCGCTCAGCGAGGAAATCGGCAAGATGGACGGCAACGGCAAGAAATCCAAGGGCGGTTAG